GACGCAGCCGTTGGGCTCCTCGTTCGGCTCGGGCGGGCCGCCCCACTGGAAGCCCTGGAAGTCGGCACCCTCCCAGAGGCAGATGTGGCCGGCCGGGCATTCCGCCCGAGGCGCCGACGGCGGACCGGAGGCCGCATGGGCGACGGTGGCGAAGGACACCGCGGCCACCGTCGTGGTGAGTGTGGTCAGAACGTTCCGGACGCGCATGGGAGCTCCAAAGGTCGATGTCAGGGGTTGCGTCACAGGCGTTGCGTCAGGGCTTGCGTCAGGGCTTGCGTCAGGGGCTGCATTCGCCGAGGCGGGTCGAGCTGACCCTGTCGTCCCATTCGGGCTCGAAGTTGCCGGCGGCCCCCGGGTACACGCGCTGGTACTCGGTTCCGGCGTAGTCACGCTCGTCGTAGATGCACCAGACCGTGTCGGGGACGTTGTCGGCGAGGGACGACGCCCGGTTGTCCATGCTCTGCCGCGCGAGGTCGGGCGAGCCCGTGCGGAAGCTGGCCATCAGGCCGGTGCCGTCGGGACCGTCGAACAGGCAGAAGTGGCCGGCGGGGCAACGGTCGAACCCGCTCGGCGCGGAGCCGGCCGGGGCGACGGAGGAGAGGAGGGCGGAGGCGAGGACGCTCGACAGGACGAGGAAGCGGTGGGCGGTCGGCACGGCGGTGGCCTTTCTCCGTGGAGCGGCGGGAAGTGAGGGCGCGGCGCGGGCTGTCAGTCGCACAGTTCGAACGATTCGCGCGTGAAGGTGAACTGCACGAACACCGTCACGCACGGGCCGGAGAGGGCTCCCCTGTCCCAGCTGAACGCCATGGACCGGCCTGTGAGCAGCGTCTCCGTGTGCGAGCGGCGCTCGCCTTCGTTGTCGACCCAGCCGATGGACACCCTGGTGCCGTCTCCGGTGCGCTGGTAGCCCACGTCGACGTGATCAGGGGCGCTCTCGGCCCACAGGATGCCGTTGGGCATGTCCCAGCGGCCGACGCCCTGCGGCGCGGCGACCGCGGTCTGCGCGGTCAGGACGAGCACCGCCGCTGTCGCCAGGGCGGCCGTGGCCGACCGCAGGCGGATACGCATGGTCATGGGAGGGTTCCTGTTCCACGGGGCGCGCCGGCCGTTCCGGCGCCGTGGTCAGAGCTTCCGCCGCCCGTTGTCCCGGGCGCATGATGCGCCGGTCTCGTCCCTGTCCCGTCCTGCGGC
This sequence is a window from Streptomyces sp. HUAS YS2. Protein-coding genes within it:
- a CDS encoding peptidase inhibitor family I36 protein; translated protein: MRVRNVLTTLTTTVAAVSFATVAHAASGPPSAPRAECPAGHICLWEGADFQGFQWGGPPEPNEEPNGCVDFTEKSPGSVINNSGRTYYVFREGTCTNAGRTLDLPTGESPRFPWRVGSVSWCRGC
- a CDS encoding peptidase inhibitor family I36 protein; amino-acid sequence: MPTAHRFLVLSSVLASALLSSVAPAGSAPSGFDRCPAGHFCLFDGPDGTGLMASFRTGSPDLARQSMDNRASSLADNVPDTVWCIYDERDYAGTEYQRVYPGAAGNFEPEWDDRVSSTRLGECSP